In the Halorussus rarus genome, AGGGATCCGTCGGAACCGGTGATGAAGTCCTCGATGGGATGGTGTGGTGCGAGATACGGGCCGAAGAATCCGAGGAAGATGAACACGGCCAGCACGACGGTCCCGATCAGCGCGCTGTAGTCCTGGGAGATGATGCTCCAGTGCCATCTGACCGACTCCGCCGCGTCGTCGGTCGCCCGCTGGACTCGCTCCCGGAGGGTCGGCGTGGTCGTGCTCATGCTGTCGCCTCCCCGACGCTGACGGTCGGATCGAGGTACCCGTAGAGGATGTCCGCCATGAGGTTCCCCAGAATGACCGCGACCGCCATGATGAACACCGCGGCCTGGACGGTGGTGTAGTCGGCTCGCTGTATCGCGAGCACGAGCTCGCGGCCGACTCCCGGCCAGGCGAACACGACTTCGAGGAGGACGAGGCCCTGGAAGATCATCCCCGTCCGGAGTGCGAAGTACGTCACGATGGGTAGCAGCGAGTTCCGGCCGGCGCGGTAGAGCTGCTCGGTGTCGCTCATCCCCTTCGCCTTGTGGAGCTTGAGGAACTCCGACCCCGTCTTCTCGACGACGCCGTTCCGCGCCAGGAGCAGGAAGTCGCCGCTGTAGTACAGCGCCGCCGCGGTGAACGGCAGGATGTAGTGCTGCAGGAAGTCCACCGAGAGGAACTTCTCCTGCCACGTGGTCGGTGACGCAGCGGGGCTACGCATCCCGAACACAGGGAGCAAGTCCAGCCCGTACGCGAATATCATGAGCAGGAATATCGCCGTGATGAAGATCGGGGTCGATCGGAAGACCGTGGTGATGACTATCGACCACTTCTCGAACAGGCCGCCACGGTTCCACCCCGCGTAGAACCCGGCGAGGGTGCTCACGATGGCCGTCGTGACCAGCGCCGGTAACAGGACGATCAGGGAGTTCATGATTCTCCCACCGAGCAGTTCCATGACCGGCTGCCCGGTCCGCAGCGAGACCCCGAACTGGAGCGTCAGCAGCGAGGTCAGATACTGGAAGTACTGGACGTGCAACGGCTCGTCGAGCCCGTACTGCGCCCGCAGCTCGGCCGCAGTCTGCGGGTCGATGTTTCCTGTTGCCAACAGCGTCGTGAGAGGATTCCCCGGAGCGAGTCGCAGTACGACGAAGATTATCGTAACTGCCGCGATTGTCAGTACGAACGCCGTCACTAGCCGTTTGAGAAGGAATCGGTGAAATTTACTCATGATGATTGGGGGTGGAAGTGAGGTTACGAGAAGTCCGGCTGACCCAGCTCTTCCCGGCCTTTGTGCGGATTCCGGACCCGTTCGACGAAGGCGTCCCACGCGTCACCGTCGGGGTACGCTCGGTTGTTGCCGGACGTCCCGTACCCTGCCCTGTCGAGGATCTGGTTCGCTCGCTGGGGGTTGAACTCGAACGACGGAGTCTCGTCGTTG is a window encoding:
- a CDS encoding ABC transporter permease; its protein translation is MSKFHRFLLKRLVTAFVLTIAAVTIIFVVLRLAPGNPLTTLLATGNIDPQTAAELRAQYGLDEPLHVQYFQYLTSLLTLQFGVSLRTGQPVMELLGGRIMNSLIVLLPALVTTAIVSTLAGFYAGWNRGGLFEKWSIVITTVFRSTPIFITAIFLLMIFAYGLDLLPVFGMRSPAASPTTWQEKFLSVDFLQHYILPFTAAALYYSGDFLLLARNGVVEKTGSEFLKLHKAKGMSDTEQLYRAGRNSLLPIVTYFALRTGMIFQGLVLLEVVFAWPGVGRELVLAIQRADYTTVQAAVFIMAVAVILGNLMADILYGYLDPTVSVGEATA